Part of the Dethiobacter alkaliphilus AHT 1 genome, AAGTTATTGAGAAAAGGGACCAGGAAGAAAAATATAATACGCTGAGGCATTTAATACAACAGAAAGAATGCCCCACCATTGTATACGTTTCAAGGACAAGGAGAGCCTATGAGCTTGCCGAAAGGCTAACCAAGGACGGGTATCTGGCCAAGCCCTATCACGGTAAGATGGATAAGAAGGAAAAGTCCGAGAACCAAGATGCCTTTATTGCCGGAGAGGTGCCTATAATGGTGGCCACTTCTGCTTTTGGCATGGGTGTTGATAAGAAAGATGTGGGCATGGTTATTCACTTTGAAATATCAGATTCTTTAGAAAATTATATTCAGGAAGCGGGACGAGCCGGACGGGATGAGCAAATTACGGCGGACTGCTATATTTTATATTGCGACGATGATTTAGATAAACACTTTGTGTTACTGAATCAGACTAAAATCAATATTAAGGAAATACAGCAGGTTTGGAAAGCAATCAAGGGGGTTACACGTTTTCGCAAGACTGCCTCCCAGTCGGCTTTGGAAATTGCCAGAAAGGCTGGTTGGGATGAAGGTATTAGTGAAATAGAAACAAGGGTGCGAACTGCTATTGCGGCTTTGGAAGAGTCGGGGTATATTCGGCGGGGGCAGAATATGCCAAAGATCTTTGCCGATAGTATCCTTTGTAGAAACGCAATGGAGGCTATTGATAAAATCAATGCTTCTAAGCTTTTTGATGAAAAAGAAAAGGAAAATGCTATACGGATAATAAAAAAGCTTATTTCCAGCAGAAGTCGGAGTCAGGCCCAAGATGAGGCTGCGGAGTCACGGGTGGATTATATCTCAGACCAGCTTGGGATTGAAAGAGAAAAGGTTATTAGCACCTTAAACCTGCTAAGGGAAGAACGAATTCTGGCAGATGCCAAGGATCTTTCGGCCTATATTAAGCAGGGGGAAAGGACAAACCGTTCTTTGCAGCTTTTTTTATCTTATAGCTGTATTGAAAAAAACCTTGTTACGGTTTTGGGAGAAGAAGAGGCTACCTATAATGTGAAAGAACTAAACGAAGAGTTGGAAAGATTAGGATGCAATGATGTAACGCCCAATAAGATACGTGTGATCTTAAATTATTGGACCATTAAAAAGATGGTTAAATATAAGAACCTGGAGTACTCGAAAAACCATATCCGACTAATTGTTTTAGAGTCAAAAGAAAAGTTCCAGGAACGATTAGAAAAAAGGCAGGAGCTTGCCAAATTTATAATTGAATATCTTTTTTCTCAAGGCAGTAAGTTGAAAAGTGAACCTCATTCTGAAGAAATACTGGTTGACTTTTCGGTAAATGAATTAAAGAAAGCATATGAAGAGAGCATGAGCCTGTTTAAAATTGATGCTGGTATTGCAGATATTGAGGATACTCTTTTCTATCTATCCCGCATTGAGTCAATAAAGATTGAAGGCGGCTTCTTGGTGGTCTATAATCCTATGACCATTGAACGGCTGGAGGAAGATAATAAAATACGCTATAAAATTGAGGATTATCAGAAGCTGGGCCAGTTCTATGAAAACAAAGTTCAGCAGATTCATATTGTCGGGGAATATGCCAAAAAGATGATTGATAATTACCGGGACGCCCTGCAGTTTGTAGAAGATTACTTCCGCTTAAATTATACCTCTTTTCTTAACAAGTACTTTCAGGGAAGCAGAGGAGAGGAAATTAGAAGAAATATTAGTCCCAGCAAATTCAGGCAATTGTTTGGTGAGTTGTCACCGACACAGTTAAACATTATTAAGGATAATCAAAACAAGCATATTGCTGTTTTAGCGGGCCCGGGAAGCGGAAAAACCAGAGTGCTGGTTCATAAATTAGCTTCTCTGATTTTGATGGAAGATGTGAAGCATGAGCAGCTACTGATGCTTACTTTCTCTCGCGCTGCAGCTACTGAGTTTAAGAAACGACTCACACAACTTATAGGTGGTGCGGCTAATTTTATTGAGATTAAGACCTTCCATTCTTATTGTTTTGATTTAATGGGCAGAGTCGGCAATGCTGAGAAGTTTGACGACGTAGTAAAAGCTACAATTGAAAAAATCCGCAATGGGGAAGTCGAGCCAGGTAGAATTACAAAAACAGTCCTTGTCCTTGATGAAGCGCAGGACATGGATCAGGATGTATTTAACCTGGTGCAGACTTTAATGGCGCAGAATGAAGATATGCGAGTCATAGCAGTGGGAGACGATGATCAAAACATCTATGAATTCCGTGGCTCAAGTTCCAAATATCTGAGAGAATTTATGGTGGAAAATCAGGCGGCACATTATGAGCTACTGGAGAACTATCGCAGCAAAAGAAATCTGGTTCATTTTACGAACCAGTTTGCACCGCTGATACGAGGTCGTTTAAAGAAAAATGAAATTATGGGACACAGCAAGGAAAACGGAGATATACGCATTTTGCAATACCTTAAAAATAATCTGCTCGTTCCCTTTGTGGAAGATCTTGCTGCTACCGAGCTTGTGGGAAGTACCTGTGTGCTGACTCAAACCAATGATGAAGCACTTCAGGTGACAGGCTTGTTGTTGCAAAGGGGAATACCGGCAAGGTTGATTCAAACCAATGAGGGCTTTTATTTATACGATCTTGTGGAGTTGCGATTCTTTCTGGCGCAACTATCGATTGATCCTACAACATCAATAGTGAGTGATGATATCTGGAATAGGGCAAAAAGGTCTTTGGTAAATAGATATGGCAAAAGTGAGATTCTGGATATTTGCAAAAGAATAATCTTGGATTTTGAAGCCATCTATCCAAAAAGAAAGTATATAACGGATTTTGAAGTCTTTATTAAAGAATCTAAACTGGAAGATTTTTATGCAAATTCGAGAGAGACTATTTTTGTCTCTACCATTCATAAGGCGAAAGGAAAAGAATTTGATAATGTTTTTCTTTTGCTTGAAAACTTCAATTTAAACACAGAGGAGAAGAAACGACAGCTTTATGTGGCAATGACACGAGCAAAAAGCAACCTAACCATCCATCTTAATGGAGGTTACCTCAATCATATCCAGGCGCAGAATTTGAGAAGGTTTCAAGATAGCGCTCAGTACGAATTACCGGAAAAACTAGCTATGCAGCTAAGTTATCGGGATGTATGGCTAAGTTATTTTATCCGGCGGCAGAATGTAGTTGGCTCCCTGCTAAGCGGTGATATTTTGCAGTATAAAGACGGGGAATGGCTGACGGATAAGGGTATGCGGGTGCTCAAACCTTCCAGAAGGTGTGCGGAGCGAATCGAGCGGGTTCAGAAAAATGGTTATGAGCCCCAATATGCCAAAATTAACTTTATTGTATTCTGGCGAAATGAAGAAGAGGATCAGGAAGTAAGAATTGTTCTGCCGGAATTACATTTTGAGAGAATAGAATCAGAGCAAAATGTAAGGTTGGAGAAGTATTAGGTGTTTACTGGAGGTGGGATTATGACTGGTAGAAAATATGATAGATTAAAAGATTATTTAACAGGTATTGACAACGATACTATTGTTATTAAGATGCATTACGATGAGTTAGAAAAAATTATTCAATCTGAGTTGCCACAATCTGCTTATAAGCACAGGACATGGTGGGCAAACGGTGGGCATATTCAAGCAGATGCATGGCTGGAGGCTGGTTGGAAGGTTGATGCTGTGGAGATGGGGCAATTTGTTGTTTTCGAAAAAACGGCGACACAGGAGCGAAGTGTCCAGATTGGTAGTAGATATAAGCATTATAAAGGAACCGAATATATAGTTTTGTTGCTAGCGAAGAACTCTGAGACATTAGAAAAAGTTGTAGTATACCAGGATCGTTATGACGCAAGTAAAGTCTGGGTTAGGCCGTTAGCGATGTTTTCTGAGAAAGTTGAGATTGATGGTAAGTTTATTGACAGGTTTGAAGAAATTCCTGAAAATTCGAGAGATTGAATTAATACTATTATTATTGAACTGGTGAAATGACAAGAGAGAGGTGAGAGTTAGCATGACAAATTCAAGGCTCCAAGCTCTTATTGCTGAAGAATTGTCACAGCTGCTTTTCGAAACATACCAGGAAAAACATTTGCCTCAAATGGTTAAAGGTTTTGGTTCGGCTGGTTTTACCCGGGCAACTCTTGTTCAGTCTCCTGCTAATCTTTTTCTAATGTTAGTTACAGCCACTTATGACCGACGCCCTTTTACAGGTGCGGCAGGAGGCTTCGAATATATTTGGGGAATTAAAGACCGTGAGCAGGGGATTCCTGCAAGATTTAAAGCAATGGGTTTGGCAGAACCAACACGAGTAAGTAAAATGTCACAGTCTGATTTACAGGCATTTCTAGCGAGAGAGTATATTGGGGATTATACATTGGATGGTGTGTCTAAGGTAAGTTATGCTGCGTCTTTACTAAGCGCTGCAGAAATAGTGGATAGCCTTCATAAGAGATGTGTTCAGGTAAAAAGTTCAGTAGATGCTTCTGATTTCTATATAGAGCTTACAAAGGTTTATGGCATTGGTGAAACAATTGCGGCCAAATTGAGCAAGTATCTTTTGCGGGAAATAGCTATAGGGGAAATAACGCCGATAGATTTCCCATTAACGGTAGTTTGGCCGCTAGTTATGGAGTATCATAACGACCAGGCTATAAAGAAGCTACGACAATTAGGTGATGATGTTGTGCCATTATCTTTAGGCATGCTTTTGCAAAAAGGAGACCCCTTTGCCATTGATGCCCTGTTTTACATGAATAGGCAGGAACCTGTTAAGCTAGATGAATTTATTGCTGAAATGAAGCAGTGGCGACGGTCTGGTAGAGTAAATCGATCTGTAGTGAGCAGTAAGGCTGTGCCAAATCAAGATACCGCTAAAATACTTTTAGGAATTATCAGGGATGTCTGCAGTGATATAAATGAGATTACAGCTAGTGAGTTAAGAGGATTAGGGAAGCCAGAGCAGGTTAAGTCTGCAGCCGCCAGGCTGTACAGTAATATGGCTGCATATGCATCACGAGGTGAAATAGAGCAGATGTACAGGTACTACCAAAACTGCCTTAGAGTTAAAGCCGGGAAGGACTGGGATTCCCTTCTGGAGAAAATAGGGCGAAAAAGCTTACGGACAGAATGGGAACGGTTTCAGGCTGCTTATCAGGGAACCAATGTCCACCGGGAAAAGGTAGCTGTAAATAATGAACAAAAGAAAGAAGAGAAGATCACTGAAAATCTCTGTTTGAATTGCATCTTAAGAAAAGAATGCTTTGATGCGTATTTATCTAAAGATAAATGTAGCCAGTATAAGGCCGGACCCACCACGCAACCTAAGCACTGGCCAGCGGAAATGGAAGGACCGTATGGGAGAAAAGGCAAACACTTTACCAGCAAATAGGGGCATATATTGTTAGGCTTAAAGGCATGCGGTTCCATAGTACATATGTCTATTAGTTAAAGCTAGATATTCGGTTTACTGCGGGAGGTTGACAATGCAGGAAAACATTAAAGTGGTGCTGCAGGCGCTAAAGAAGCGGGGTATCTCCTGTTCATATGCTGCAGATAAGGAACAGGCTCTGGGGGAATTGTCCGGGTTGGTTGCAAAAGGCTGCAGTGTAGGCATCGGTGGGTCGATGACTGTGCAGGAGTTGGATGTGGAGTCAGTGTTAAAGGAGAGAGGATGCAGAGTATTCTGGCACTGGCGGGTTAAGCAGGAGGAAGTGCAGGAAACACTTCGGCAGGCGATGCTGGCTGATGTTTATCTCAGCAGTACAAATGCTATTACCCTGGACGGACGGTTGGTGAATGTTGACGGGCGAGGTAATCGGGTGGCGTCTATGATATTTGGGCCTGAAAAGGTAGTGATTATTGCCGGTAAGAATAAGATTGTTAATGATTTAGAGGCTACTTTGGATCGTATTAAAAAGGTGGCTTGTCCACAGAATGCCAGAAGGTTGCAGTTAGAGACGCCTTGCGCTGAGACGGACAACTGTACAGATTGTTCATCGGCAGAGCGGATGTGTAACGTAACAACAATTATTGAAGGAAATCCTAACGGGGTAAAGATGCATGTATTGCTTGTGGGGGAGAATTTAGGATTCTAACAGGCTATTTTTTTGGCTGGGCGTCAGTTGGTGAGTTGAAGATAAAAAGATTGCTGAAAACAAAAGTGAAACAGCCGTAAATTCCATGGAATTTACGGCTGTTTTAATTGTTTTAAAGTAAGCGCTTAATAAGATAGTGGGTAGAAAAAAAGCAAAAACCAGTGTAAACTGAGTTTTTGCCCTCGTTTCTTCTATTTGCAGTTTTCTTGAACCTCCTGGCTCCAAGGGAGACAGTCTTCCAGAAACTCTGGATGCTGCCTAAATAATACGCCAGGAAGTTGGCTAAAGATGAAATGCAGATACTTGTATGGGTTCAGGCCATTGGCCTTGGCACTTTCAATGATGCTGTAAACGGCTGCGCTAGCTGTAGCACCCTTTGGGCTTCCGCTAAAGAGCCAGTTCTTTCGTCCAATTGTAAAGGGACGGATACTGTTTTCTGCAAGATTGTTGGAAATTGAGCAGTTGCCGTCTTTAAGATAATTCATGAGCTCTTCCTTATTGTTCAGAGCATAGTGCAAGGCTTCGTTTAATTTGGACTTTGGGAGAACCTTGTCTTTGTTGGAATGAATCCATGCCCAAAAAGCATCCAAAACAGGTTTTTCCTGCCTCACACGCTCTAATCTGCGATCTTCACTCGAAAGCTCTTCGAGAGCCTTTTCAATCTCAAAAA contains:
- a CDS encoding DUF1653 domain-containing protein translates to MTGRKYDRLKDYLTGIDNDTIVIKMHYDELEKIIQSELPQSAYKHRTWWANGGHIQADAWLEAGWKVDAVEMGQFVVFEKTATQERSVQIGSRYKHYKGTEYIVLLLAKNSETLEKVVVYQDRYDASKVWVRPLAMFSEKVEIDGKFIDRFEEIPENSRD
- a CDS encoding lactate utilization protein, with product MQENIKVVLQALKKRGISCSYAADKEQALGELSGLVAKGCSVGIGGSMTVQELDVESVLKERGCRVFWHWRVKQEEVQETLRQAMLADVYLSSTNAITLDGRLVNVDGRGNRVASMIFGPEKVVIIAGKNKIVNDLEATLDRIKKVACPQNARRLQLETPCAETDNCTDCSSAERMCNVTTIIEGNPNGVKMHVLLVGENLGF
- a CDS encoding RecQ family ATP-dependent DNA helicase, giving the protein MKSIAYIDLEVQPRTGAILDIGGINDAGNVFHSKSMAGFISFLKSADYLCGHNIIKHDLKYIQSALENSGISTDNVIDTLYLSALLFPKKPYHALVKDEKLQTDELNNPVNDSIKVKELFADEVMAFNSLEEPLKQIFYLLLQDQKEFRSFFTYLGYEAVVEEPVLLIKKHFASEICGDVDLSTLIAEYPVALAFALAVINVKDRFSVTPPWILKNYPEVERIMDLLRNRPCLRGCSYCEQALDARRGLKWFFGFDSYRTFGGEPLQENAVKAAIDNKSLVAIFPTGGGKSITFQVPALMSGENVKGLTVVISPLQSLMKDQVDNLEKAGITDAVTINGLLDPIERAKSFERVADGSASILYISPESLRSRTIEHILLGRKIVRFVIDEAHCFSAWGQDFRVDYLYIGDFIKTIQEKKNLAEGIPVSCFTATAKQKVIEDIQDYFKNKLAINLEVFSSSASRTNLRYKVIEKRDQEEKYNTLRHLIQQKECPTIVYVSRTRRAYELAERLTKDGYLAKPYHGKMDKKEKSENQDAFIAGEVPIMVATSAFGMGVDKKDVGMVIHFEISDSLENYIQEAGRAGRDEQITADCYILYCDDDLDKHFVLLNQTKINIKEIQQVWKAIKGVTRFRKTASQSALEIARKAGWDEGISEIETRVRTAIAALEESGYIRRGQNMPKIFADSILCRNAMEAIDKINASKLFDEKEKENAIRIIKKLISSRSRSQAQDEAAESRVDYISDQLGIEREKVISTLNLLREERILADAKDLSAYIKQGERTNRSLQLFLSYSCIEKNLVTVLGEEEATYNVKELNEELERLGCNDVTPNKIRVILNYWTIKKMVKYKNLEYSKNHIRLIVLESKEKFQERLEKRQELAKFIIEYLFSQGSKLKSEPHSEEILVDFSVNELKKAYEESMSLFKIDAGIADIEDTLFYLSRIESIKIEGGFLVVYNPMTIERLEEDNKIRYKIEDYQKLGQFYENKVQQIHIVGEYAKKMIDNYRDALQFVEDYFRLNYTSFLNKYFQGSRGEEIRRNISPSKFRQLFGELSPTQLNIIKDNQNKHIAVLAGPGSGKTRVLVHKLASLILMEDVKHEQLLMLTFSRAAATEFKKRLTQLIGGAANFIEIKTFHSYCFDLMGRVGNAEKFDDVVKATIEKIRNGEVEPGRITKTVLVLDEAQDMDQDVFNLVQTLMAQNEDMRVIAVGDDDQNIYEFRGSSSKYLREFMVENQAAHYELLENYRSKRNLVHFTNQFAPLIRGRLKKNEIMGHSKENGDIRILQYLKNNLLVPFVEDLAATELVGSTCVLTQTNDEALQVTGLLLQRGIPARLIQTNEGFYLYDLVELRFFLAQLSIDPTTSIVSDDIWNRAKRSLVNRYGKSEILDICKRIILDFEAIYPKRKYITDFEVFIKESKLEDFYANSRETIFVSTIHKAKGKEFDNVFLLLENFNLNTEEKKRQLYVAMTRAKSNLTIHLNGGYLNHIQAQNLRRFQDSAQYELPEKLAMQLSYRDVWLSYFIRRQNVVGSLLSGDILQYKDGEWLTDKGMRVLKPSRRCAERIERVQKNGYEPQYAKINFIVFWRNEEEDQEVRIVLPELHFERIESEQNVRLEKY